From Alienimonas californiensis, a single genomic window includes:
- a CDS encoding 3'-5' exoribonuclease YhaM family protein produces MTEVKTPEARTPVDALRDGEIIDQPFLLAEKSLRTNRNGQLYLLAQLRDRTGQVSALMWNVAESDFDTMPVGSGVRVKGRVQTHQGGLQIIAHKVWPAGDDFDADAFRPAASESTEVAFAALSDLLQSLPDEDLRELMVTFLADESLMEAFRIVPAGIKAHHAHRGGLCEHTAAMALAWTRLADLYPEVDSSTVLAGCLLHDLGKTGELDPETFTYTTPGQLLGHMQIGCDLLAEKIAQTVARTGRPFPEAKRWHLAHLILSHHGSPEKGSVKEPMSPEAVALHVLDTLDAKINEFLKILGEDPNSESDLTPYHPRLGRRLFRGPR; encoded by the coding sequence ATGACTGAAGTCAAGACGCCCGAGGCGCGCACCCCCGTTGACGCGTTGCGCGACGGTGAGATAATCGACCAGCCGTTTCTGTTGGCCGAAAAGAGCCTGCGAACGAACCGCAACGGCCAGCTCTACCTGCTCGCTCAGTTGCGGGATCGGACCGGGCAGGTCTCCGCGCTGATGTGGAACGTCGCGGAAAGCGACTTCGACACGATGCCCGTCGGCAGTGGCGTGCGGGTGAAGGGCCGGGTGCAAACCCATCAGGGCGGGCTGCAGATCATCGCCCATAAGGTCTGGCCCGCCGGCGACGACTTCGACGCCGACGCTTTCCGCCCCGCCGCCAGCGAGAGCACGGAAGTCGCCTTCGCCGCTCTGTCCGACTTGCTCCAGAGCCTGCCGGACGAGGATCTGCGGGAGTTGATGGTTACGTTCCTGGCGGACGAATCGCTGATGGAGGCTTTCCGCATCGTCCCGGCCGGCATCAAGGCGCACCACGCCCACCGCGGCGGGCTCTGCGAGCACACCGCGGCGATGGCCCTGGCCTGGACGCGACTGGCGGACCTTTACCCGGAGGTCGATTCTTCCACGGTGCTGGCCGGCTGTCTGCTGCACGACCTCGGCAAGACCGGCGAACTGGACCCCGAAACCTTCACCTATACCACCCCCGGCCAACTGCTGGGGCACATGCAGATCGGCTGCGACCTGCTGGCCGAAAAGATCGCCCAGACCGTCGCCCGCACCGGCCGGCCGTTCCCGGAGGCCAAACGCTGGCACCTGGCTCACCTGATCCTCTCCCACCACGGCAGCCCGGAGAAGGGCAGCGTGAAGGAGCCGATGAGCCCCGAAGCCGTCGCCCTGCACGTTCTGGATACGCTCGACGCCAAGATCAACGAATTTCTCAAGATCCTCGGCGAGGACCCCAATTCGGAGTCCGACCTCACCCCCTACCACCCCCGCCTCGGCCGCCGTCTATTCCGCGGCCCCCGTTGA
- a CDS encoding proline--tRNA ligase: MRWSHTLIPTLKEVPADAEVPSHRLMLRAGLVRQVMAGAYTYLPLGWRAVQKAAAIVREEMEAAGAAELHFPAMSPIELWERSGRREAFGNVLLNFAFPRGDRKVHVALGPTHEEPITDLIKQSVSSYKQLPLTLFQIQTKFRNEERPRFGVLRTSEFLMKDAYSFGTDVEQLNASYDAMYAAYCRIFERCGIPYLAVEAESGPIGGDASHEFMIPAENGEDAVVHCEASGYAANLERAETGRKPPKIEVPANAPVAVTVDTPGVTTIEAVCELLGVAPEQTLKTLLYTADAGTDGEKTVAVLVRGDHEANEGKIRRAVGAKTLALADEATVQRVTGAPVGFAGPVGLTGVTLLADHDAVTVQPAVVGANAADKHTKGVCCGRDWTVETTHDLRDARAGDPDPKSGGPMTLVRGIEVGHVFKLGTKYSDALGAEFLGEDQKRRSIVMGCYGIGINRIVAGAIETSHDDRGIIWPKGIAPYQCHVIPLDVQDAEVMSLAEQFHDELQAAGVDCLLDDRKERPGVKFADADLIGLPTRITIGKRGLKDGVVEVKRRTDAEAETLAPDAAVARVRALLQD, from the coding sequence ATGCGCTGGTCGCACACGCTCATCCCGACCCTCAAGGAGGTGCCCGCCGATGCGGAGGTGCCTTCCCACCGCCTGATGTTGCGGGCCGGGCTCGTGCGGCAGGTGATGGCCGGCGCCTACACCTACCTGCCGCTGGGTTGGCGGGCCGTGCAGAAGGCCGCCGCGATTGTGCGGGAGGAAATGGAGGCCGCCGGCGCCGCCGAGCTGCACTTCCCCGCGATGAGCCCCATTGAACTGTGGGAACGCAGCGGGCGGCGGGAGGCGTTCGGCAACGTGCTGCTCAACTTCGCCTTCCCCCGCGGCGATCGGAAGGTGCACGTCGCCCTCGGCCCCACTCATGAGGAGCCGATCACCGACCTCATCAAGCAGTCGGTCTCCAGCTACAAGCAGCTTCCGCTCACGCTGTTCCAGATTCAGACGAAGTTCCGCAACGAGGAACGTCCCCGTTTCGGCGTGCTGCGGACCAGCGAGTTCCTGATGAAGGACGCCTACAGCTTCGGCACGGACGTCGAGCAGCTGAACGCCTCCTACGACGCGATGTACGCCGCCTACTGCCGCATCTTCGAGCGCTGCGGCATCCCCTACCTCGCCGTGGAAGCCGAGAGCGGCCCGATCGGCGGGGACGCCTCCCACGAGTTCATGATCCCTGCCGAAAACGGCGAGGACGCCGTCGTGCACTGCGAGGCCAGTGGGTACGCCGCGAATCTCGAACGGGCCGAGACCGGCCGTAAACCGCCGAAGATCGAAGTCCCGGCGAACGCCCCGGTCGCCGTGACCGTGGACACGCCCGGCGTAACCACGATCGAGGCCGTCTGCGAACTGCTGGGCGTCGCGCCGGAGCAGACCCTCAAGACCCTGCTCTACACCGCCGACGCCGGCACGGACGGGGAGAAGACGGTCGCCGTCCTCGTCCGCGGAGATCACGAGGCGAACGAGGGCAAGATCCGTCGGGCCGTCGGCGCGAAGACGCTCGCGCTGGCGGACGAGGCGACGGTGCAGCGCGTCACCGGTGCTCCGGTCGGCTTCGCCGGACCGGTGGGGCTAACCGGCGTGACGCTGCTCGCCGATCACGACGCCGTGACGGTGCAGCCGGCGGTCGTGGGGGCGAACGCCGCCGACAAGCACACCAAGGGCGTCTGCTGCGGGCGGGACTGGACCGTCGAGACGACCCACGACCTCCGCGACGCCCGGGCCGGCGACCCGGACCCCAAGAGCGGCGGCCCGATGACCCTCGTCCGCGGCATCGAGGTCGGCCACGTCTTCAAGCTGGGCACGAAGTACTCCGACGCCCTGGGGGCGGAGTTCCTCGGCGAGGATCAGAAGCGTCGCAGCATCGTGATGGGCTGTTACGGCATCGGCATTAATCGGATCGTCGCCGGGGCGATCGAGACCAGCCACGACGACCGCGGGATCATCTGGCCTAAGGGCATTGCCCCCTACCAGTGCCACGTCATCCCGCTGGACGTGCAGGACGCAGAGGTGATGTCCCTCGCCGAGCAGTTCCACGACGAATTGCAGGCTGCCGGCGTCGACTGCCTGCTGGACGACCGCAAGGAACGCCCCGGCGTGAAGTTCGCTGACGCAGACCTGATCGGCCTGCCGACCCGCATCACGATCGGCAAACGCGGTCTGAAGGACGGCGTGGTCGAGGTGAAGCGCCGGACCGACGCCGAAGCGGAAACGCTCGCCCCGGACGCCGCCGTCGCCCGGGTGCGGGCGTTGTTGCAGGACTGA
- a CDS encoding TM2 domain-containing protein produces the protein MASVPVTGSAPPPTDSRYGDAAHGPLFRTPAAMERFRRSESTHTLSGGYLLWILAPFTLLTAGAHRFYYGKPLTGLLWSLTFGLLGVGWVVDFFLMPRLEAQADRRYTPGPYDYNLTWILNAIPFLGIFGVHRFYLGKWVTGLIWFFTLGLFGFGWIWDLCTLNEQVDSRNRAALGGQAKREGEGVMGVGW, from the coding sequence ATGGCCTCCGTCCCCGTGACTGGCTCCGCCCCGCCGCCGACCGACAGCCGCTACGGCGACGCGGCCCACGGACCGCTGTTCAGAACGCCCGCCGCGATGGAGCGGTTCCGCCGGTCCGAGAGCACGCACACACTCTCCGGCGGCTATCTGCTGTGGATCTTGGCCCCGTTCACCCTGCTGACGGCAGGCGCGCACCGCTTCTACTATGGCAAGCCGCTGACGGGGTTGCTGTGGTCGCTCACTTTCGGCCTGCTCGGCGTCGGCTGGGTCGTGGACTTCTTCCTCATGCCCCGGCTGGAGGCTCAGGCGGATCGGCGGTACACGCCGGGTCCTTACGACTACAACCTCACCTGGATCCTGAACGCGATTCCGTTCCTCGGGATCTTCGGCGTGCACCGGTTCTATCTCGGCAAGTGGGTGACCGGCCTCATCTGGTTCTTCACCCTCGGGCTGTTCGGATTCGGCTGGATCTGGGACCTGTGCACGCTGAACGAACAGGTGGACTCGCGCAACCGGGCCGCCCTCGGCGGACAGGCGAAGCGCGAGGGCGAAGGCGTGATGGGGGTCGGCTGGTGA
- a CDS encoding metallophosphoesterase, with protein MPTEAWLNAALLFAVFAGHCELMAAWCNRFHGLKVRHRVTAKVRAVHDLLVFGAIPGLLFGFGLFGYRLLRGGEWSAVPWGWKAYFALCGLGVISLLVCTARNLFRPLPTGVRREGRRIDVTAELGFKPIGTGRRRHQAAAPWNGQFTLEAVELELTLPDLPPGWDGATIGHVSDSHFQGEVGLPFFERAFTELAAWRCDLYVFTGDLLDKPARIDWIAPTFGQLTATNPAFGCRFILGNHDWHYDVAPLRAAMTAAGWGDVSGRVETLLRGGDPLALAGDESPWLNGPPDWSQAPPDAFRLLLAHTPDLYPRAKREGVNLMLAGHNHGGQITLPLIGPVYAPSQHGVRHAGGTYREGALLMHVSRGLSGRQPLRYGAVPEVTRITLRRPDDRANGA; from the coding sequence TTGCCAACCGAGGCCTGGCTGAACGCCGCTCTGCTGTTCGCCGTGTTCGCGGGCCACTGCGAACTGATGGCGGCGTGGTGCAACCGCTTTCACGGCTTGAAGGTGCGACACCGGGTCACCGCCAAGGTGCGTGCGGTGCACGATCTGCTGGTGTTCGGGGCGATTCCGGGGCTGCTGTTCGGGTTCGGGCTGTTCGGGTACCGGTTGTTGCGCGGCGGAGAGTGGTCGGCGGTGCCGTGGGGGTGGAAGGCGTACTTCGCCCTGTGCGGGCTGGGCGTGATTTCGCTGCTGGTCTGCACGGCCCGCAACCTGTTCCGCCCGCTGCCGACTGGCGTGCGGCGGGAGGGGCGACGGATCGACGTGACGGCGGAACTGGGCTTCAAACCGATCGGCACGGGCCGGCGGCGTCACCAGGCGGCGGCGCCGTGGAACGGCCAGTTCACCCTCGAAGCCGTCGAGTTGGAACTGACACTTCCCGATTTGCCGCCCGGCTGGGACGGGGCGACGATCGGGCACGTCTCGGACAGCCACTTTCAGGGCGAGGTGGGTCTGCCTTTCTTCGAGCGGGCCTTCACCGAACTCGCCGCCTGGCGCTGCGATCTGTACGTCTTTACCGGCGACCTGCTCGACAAGCCGGCCCGCATCGACTGGATCGCACCGACGTTCGGCCAACTGACGGCGACGAACCCGGCGTTCGGCTGTCGGTTCATCCTCGGCAACCACGACTGGCACTACGACGTCGCCCCGCTGCGGGCGGCGATGACGGCGGCCGGGTGGGGGGACGTCTCCGGCCGGGTCGAGACGCTGCTCCGCGGCGGCGATCCGCTGGCGCTGGCGGGGGATGAATCCCCGTGGCTCAACGGCCCGCCGGACTGGTCGCAGGCTCCGCCGGACGCGTTCCGTCTGCTCCTCGCCCACACGCCGGACCTGTACCCCCGGGCGAAGCGGGAGGGCGTGAACCTGATGCTCGCCGGCCACAACCACGGCGGGCAGATCACGCTGCCGCTGATCGGGCCGGTCTACGCCCCCAGTCAGCACGGCGTCCGCCACGCCGGCGGGACCTACCGGGAGGGCGCCTTGCTGATGCACGTCTCCCGCGGTCTCTCCGGCCGACAGCCGCTCCGGTACGGGGCCGTGCCGGAGGTGACCCGGATCACCCTCCGCCGCCCGGACGACAGGGCGAACGGCGCCTAA
- a CDS encoding YciE/YciF ferroxidase family protein, translated as MGLFTGTKYRDLGDLYRAQLRDIYDAEQRIGKILPRMQEKAASAQLKQSFGDQITESQAQIARLEKAFTLLGESAKGQACEATKGLIKEAEETLDADGDEHVIDAALIANAQRIQHYSIAGYGCLTNFARRCGQQEASSLFAECADEAGASDQRMTQIAEESVNADAAAA; from the coding sequence GTGGGACTGTTCACCGGCACGAAGTACCGCGACCTGGGCGACCTGTATCGCGCCCAGCTGCGAGACATCTACGACGCGGAGCAACGGATCGGCAAAATCCTGCCCCGGATGCAGGAGAAGGCCGCCAGCGCCCAGCTGAAGCAGTCGTTCGGCGATCAAATCACGGAGTCCCAGGCGCAGATCGCGCGGCTGGAGAAAGCCTTCACCCTACTCGGAGAAAGCGCCAAGGGACAGGCCTGCGAGGCGACGAAGGGGCTGATCAAGGAGGCGGAGGAAACGCTGGACGCGGACGGGGACGAACACGTCATCGACGCGGCCCTGATCGCCAATGCCCAGCGGATTCAGCACTACAGCATCGCCGGCTACGGCTGCCTGACGAATTTCGCACGGCGCTGCGGCCAGCAGGAGGCGTCCTCCCTGTTCGCCGAGTGCGCCGACGAAGCCGGCGCCAGCGATCAGCGGATGACCCAGATCGCCGAGGAAAGCGTCAACGCCGACGCGGCCGCGGCCTAG
- a CDS encoding UbiD family decarboxylase, with product MHKTLRHALADLERHKRLVRIAAPIDPHLEAAEIQRRVYAAGGPALLFENVVGCRFPMASNLFGTLERAKFLFRHTLQRVEHLVELKVDPTVALKAPWRYADVPLAALTTLPKRTRSGPVLKNRCRVGDLPQMVSWPDDGGPFVTLPQVYTEDPRKPGVGNSNLGMYRVQLGGNDYRPDEEIGLHYQLHRSIGVHHAAALERGEELRVNVFVGGAPAMTVAAVMPLPEGLSELIFAGALAGRRIAMAKHPLGNGWPRVYAEADFCLSGRIVGVKPEGPFGDHLGYYAKVHDFPVMQVEAVYHRDGAVWPFTVVGRPPQEDTTFGELIHELTGPALPTVLPGVRGVHAVDAAGVHPLLLAVGSERYAPHTASDRPAELLTQANAILGQGQLSLAKYLFIADAADDPPSMEDVPAFLMYCLARIDPTRDLHFQTRTTIDTLDYSGSGLNEGSKVVVAARGPAKRELPEFLRSGWRLPDGFDHAAVAFPGVACVTGPGCGGKDGAADRLAAAIDRDHPLRAFPLIVLCDDAAFSARTANNLLWTAFTRSNPAADLHGVDSFMEDKHWGSRGPLIVDARVKPHHAPPLIEDPAVTAKVDRLAERGGPLHGIL from the coding sequence GTGCACAAGACGCTCCGCCACGCCCTCGCCGACCTCGAACGCCACAAGCGGCTGGTGCGGATCGCGGCGCCGATCGATCCGCACCTCGAAGCGGCGGAGATTCAGCGCCGCGTCTACGCCGCCGGCGGACCGGCGTTGCTGTTCGAGAACGTCGTCGGCTGTCGGTTCCCGATGGCCTCCAACCTGTTCGGCACCCTGGAGCGGGCGAAGTTCCTGTTCCGTCACACGCTGCAACGGGTCGAGCACCTCGTCGAGCTGAAGGTCGATCCGACTGTCGCCCTGAAGGCGCCGTGGCGGTACGCCGACGTGCCGCTCGCCGCCCTCACCACGCTGCCGAAGCGGACGCGGTCCGGCCCCGTGCTGAAGAACCGCTGCCGGGTCGGCGACCTGCCGCAGATGGTCAGTTGGCCGGACGACGGCGGACCGTTCGTCACGCTGCCGCAGGTCTACACAGAGGACCCCCGCAAGCCGGGCGTGGGGAACTCGAACCTCGGGATGTACCGCGTGCAACTCGGCGGGAACGACTACCGGCCCGACGAGGAAATCGGCCTGCACTACCAGTTGCACCGCAGCATCGGGGTGCATCACGCCGCGGCGCTGGAGCGGGGGGAGGAGTTGCGGGTGAACGTGTTCGTCGGCGGGGCTCCGGCGATGACCGTCGCCGCGGTGATGCCGCTGCCGGAGGGGCTGAGCGAACTGATCTTCGCCGGCGCCCTCGCCGGCCGACGGATTGCCATGGCGAAGCACCCGCTGGGAAACGGCTGGCCGCGGGTGTATGCGGAGGCGGACTTCTGCCTGTCCGGCCGGATCGTGGGCGTGAAGCCGGAGGGACCGTTCGGGGATCACCTCGGCTACTACGCTAAGGTGCACGACTTCCCGGTGATGCAGGTGGAGGCGGTGTACCACCGCGACGGGGCTGTCTGGCCGTTCACCGTCGTCGGCCGGCCGCCGCAGGAGGACACGACCTTCGGGGAGCTGATTCACGAACTGACCGGCCCCGCGTTGCCGACCGTGTTGCCGGGGGTGAGGGGCGTACACGCGGTCGACGCCGCCGGGGTGCATCCGTTGCTGTTGGCCGTCGGCAGCGAACGCTACGCCCCCCACACTGCGAGCGACCGGCCGGCGGAGTTGCTCACGCAGGCGAACGCGATCCTGGGGCAGGGGCAGCTCAGTCTGGCGAAGTACCTGTTCATCGCCGACGCCGCCGACGACCCGCCGTCGATGGAGGACGTCCCGGCGTTCCTGATGTACTGCCTGGCCCGGATCGACCCGACGCGCGACCTGCATTTTCAGACCCGCACCACGATCGACACCCTCGATTACAGCGGCTCCGGCCTGAACGAGGGCAGCAAGGTCGTCGTCGCCGCCCGCGGCCCGGCGAAGCGGGAACTGCCGGAGTTCCTGCGGTCCGGCTGGCGTCTGCCCGACGGCTTCGATCACGCCGCCGTCGCGTTCCCCGGCGTCGCCTGCGTGACCGGGCCGGGCTGCGGCGGGAAGGACGGCGCTGCGGACCGGCTCGCCGCCGCGATCGACCGGGACCACCCGCTGCGGGCGTTCCCGCTGATCGTGCTGTGCGACGACGCTGCGTTCAGCGCTCGCACGGCGAACAACCTGCTCTGGACGGCATTCACCCGCTCCAACCCCGCCGCCGACCTGCACGGCGTGGACAGCTTTATGGAGGACAAGCACTGGGGCAGCCGCGGCCCGCTGATCGTGGACGCCCGCGTCAAACCCCACCACGCCCCGCCGCTGATCGAGGACCCGGCCGTCACGGCGAAGGTCGATCGCCTCGCGGAACGCGGCGGGCCGCTGCACGGAATCCTGTAG
- a CDS encoding YciE/YciF ferroxidase family protein → MGLFTSTSFSSLKDLYVDQLQDLYDAEQRLTKALPKMRDAAHSQQLKQAYDAHLKETEGQVKRLEKCFKLLDQSPKAKTCEAMKGLIAEGDEMIGAKGDPDVKDAALIAAAQRVEHYEIAGYGCLVHFANRIGQHEAARILQETLDEEGAADKKLTAIAEGSVNKAAAT, encoded by the coding sequence ATGGGCCTTTTCACCAGCACGTCCTTTAGCAGTCTCAAGGACTTGTACGTCGATCAGCTACAGGATCTGTACGACGCGGAGCAGCGGCTCACCAAGGCCCTGCCGAAGATGCGGGACGCCGCCCACAGCCAGCAGCTCAAGCAGGCGTACGACGCGCACCTCAAGGAGACCGAGGGGCAGGTGAAGCGCCTGGAGAAGTGTTTCAAGCTGCTCGATCAGAGTCCGAAAGCGAAGACCTGCGAAGCGATGAAGGGTCTGATCGCCGAGGGTGACGAGATGATCGGGGCCAAGGGCGACCCGGACGTGAAGGACGCCGCCCTGATCGCCGCCGCCCAGCGGGTCGAGCACTACGAGATCGCCGGCTACGGCTGCCTGGTGCACTTCGCCAACCGCATCGGCCAGCACGAGGCGGCCCGCATCCTCCAGGAAACGCTGGACGAAGAGGGAGCTGCGGACAAGAAGCTGACCGCGATCGCCGAGGGCTCCGTCAACAAGGCGGCTGCGACCTGA
- a CDS encoding THUMP domain-containing class I SAM-dependent RNA methyltransferase: MLFLQATAAFGLEAVVGRELEALGLPPTEKEDGRVRFDGEPADLVRANLWLRAADRVQVVAEEFDCDDYDAFYETVRTLDWTQWIAYDAAFPVTGRSVRSALGHVPTLQSMAKKAIAEALCEARGDRPGSPVPEVGPPVPIEVNVRKDRVSLLLDTTGPGLHKRGYRDLTGPAPLKETLAAGIVLLSVWTRDRPLLDPCCGTGTLPIEAALIGRNMAPGLHREFVAEGWPLAPPELWAEQRAAAEAAILPPLEKPLQGGDIDRDAVSAARRHAGRAGVGEDVHFQQRTIAEAGAKGSHGVLLANPPYGERLGDADAVHADLAALLNRLGDWSAAILTPHPAFPSMVGRKAERRRKLYNGTLACTLHQYLGPKPPALGGDPVPAG, from the coding sequence ATGCTCTTTCTCCAAGCGACCGCCGCGTTCGGACTTGAGGCGGTCGTGGGCCGCGAACTGGAAGCCCTCGGGCTGCCGCCGACGGAGAAAGAGGACGGCCGGGTGCGGTTCGACGGGGAACCGGCCGATCTGGTGCGGGCGAACCTCTGGCTGCGGGCGGCCGATCGGGTGCAGGTCGTCGCGGAGGAGTTCGACTGCGACGACTACGACGCGTTCTACGAGACCGTCCGCACGCTCGATTGGACGCAATGGATCGCCTACGACGCCGCGTTCCCCGTCACCGGTCGTAGCGTGCGGAGCGCCCTGGGGCACGTGCCCACGCTGCAATCGATGGCGAAGAAGGCGATCGCCGAGGCCCTGTGCGAGGCTCGTGGCGACCGGCCGGGCTCGCCAGTGCCGGAGGTCGGGCCGCCAGTGCCGATCGAGGTGAACGTGCGGAAGGATCGCGTTTCGCTGCTGCTCGACACGACCGGCCCCGGACTGCACAAGCGCGGCTACCGCGACCTGACCGGCCCGGCCCCGCTGAAGGAAACGCTCGCCGCGGGCATCGTGCTGCTGAGCGTCTGGACCCGCGACCGGCCGCTGCTCGACCCCTGCTGCGGAACCGGCACGCTGCCGATCGAGGCGGCGCTGATCGGGCGGAACATGGCGCCGGGGCTGCACCGGGAGTTCGTCGCCGAGGGTTGGCCGCTCGCCCCGCCGGAACTATGGGCGGAACAGCGGGCCGCCGCCGAGGCGGCGATTCTCCCCCCGCTCGAGAAACCGTTGCAGGGCGGGGACATCGACCGCGACGCCGTCTCCGCCGCCCGCCGGCACGCCGGGCGGGCGGGGGTGGGGGAGGACGTGCACTTCCAACAGCGGACGATCGCCGAAGCCGGGGCAAAGGGATCGCACGGGGTGTTGCTGGCGAATCCCCCCTACGGCGAGCGCTTGGGCGACGCCGACGCCGTGCACGCGGACCTCGCGGCACTGCTCAACCGGCTGGGCGACTGGAGCGCCGCGATCCTCACCCCGCACCCGGCGTTCCCTTCGATGGTCGGCCGGAAGGCGGAGCGGCGCCGGAAGCTCTACAACGGCACGCTCGCCTGTACGCTGCACCAGTATCTCGGACCGAAGCCGCCCGCACTGGGCGGCGATCCCGTCCCGGCCGGCTAG
- a CDS encoding DUF1802 family protein: MSDPSNETPLEAEACTVAFKEWAAVCDALCDGKVDLILRKGGIHERRGKFRPEHDRFWLMATRFHQDAADLAPFLRGSLPTPPPEGVVRLPGWCQVRKTWRISDEAELEALRGRHALSDETALQRFHYKEPGLWAIAVKVWGPEAPVEIADSPQYGGCRSWVELPGLPTAGLQAVQTHVPH; this comes from the coding sequence GTGAGCGACCCGAGCAACGAAACGCCCCTCGAAGCGGAAGCCTGCACCGTTGCTTTCAAGGAATGGGCCGCCGTCTGCGACGCCCTCTGCGACGGCAAGGTCGATTTGATCCTCCGCAAGGGCGGCATCCACGAGCGGCGGGGCAAGTTCCGGCCGGAGCACGACCGCTTCTGGCTGATGGCGACTCGGTTCCATCAGGACGCCGCCGATCTCGCTCCCTTCCTCCGCGGTTCGCTGCCGACGCCGCCGCCGGAAGGCGTCGTGCGGCTGCCGGGCTGGTGCCAGGTGAGGAAGACGTGGCGCATCAGCGACGAGGCGGAACTGGAGGCTCTCCGTGGTCGCCATGCCTTGTCTGACGAAACCGCCCTCCAGCGCTTCCACTACAAAGAGCCCGGCCTGTGGGCGATCGCCGTGAAGGTGTGGGGCCCCGAGGCGCCCGTCGAGATCGCGGACTCCCCCCAGTACGGCGGCTGCCGGAGTTGGGTCGAACTGCCGGGCCTGCCCACCGCCGGGCTGCAGGCGGTGCAGACGCACGTTCCCCACTGA
- a CDS encoding DNA-binding transcriptional response regulator, with translation MPRVLNVGQCVPDHMSITSYLRRKFDAEVVKVDSEEDALELVAAGNVDLVLVNRLYDADGASGLDTVKAIAGRDDAPPVMLVSNFADAQKRAVAAGALPGFGKNDLGAAEADEKLAPILGA, from the coding sequence ATGCCCCGCGTGCTCAACGTTGGTCAGTGCGTTCCCGACCACATGTCGATCACCTCCTATCTGCGGCGCAAGTTCGACGCGGAGGTGGTGAAGGTCGATTCCGAAGAGGACGCGCTGGAATTGGTCGCCGCCGGGAACGTGGATCTCGTGCTGGTGAACCGGCTGTACGACGCCGACGGGGCCTCCGGCCTCGACACCGTCAAGGCGATCGCCGGCCGCGACGACGCCCCGCCGGTGATGCTCGTCTCTAACTTCGCCGACGCTCAGAAACGCGCCGTCGCGGCCGGGGCCCTGCCGGGCTTCGGCAAGAACGACCTCGGCGCCGCCGAAGCCGACGAGAAGCTGGCCCCGATCCTCGGCGCCTGA